A single window of Archangium lipolyticum DNA harbors:
- a CDS encoding ABC transporter permease — protein sequence MQQLFLIAVRNLGTHKRRTLLLGGAIAGVTALLVILMGLSNGMKATMLESATTLMTGHVNVGGFYKVSAGQAAPVVTNYPKLLEQLRKEVPEMEYSVQRARAWVKIVSETGSIQVGMGGIDVEAEKGFRKVVQLREGKLEDLAQPNTLLLFEEQATKLDVKVGDTVTLSAPTMRGTSNTVDVRVAAIAANVGMLSSFNVYVPNATLRGLYQTREDATGALMLYLKDMADIPAVQARLFKRLPELGYQLMEHNPQPFFMKFETVNREAWTGQKLDVTNWEDEISFIKWTVSALDALTFVLTFVLLIIIAIGIMNTLWIAIRERTREIGTLRAIGMQRGYVLVMFLLEALVLGLLGTVTGALVGLGVCVAFNAADISVPVVVQVFILSEKLHLVVNPGSMVGAITFITVCTTLISLIPSFLAARMKPVTAMHHIG from the coding sequence ATGCAACAGCTCTTCCTCATCGCGGTTCGCAACCTCGGTACCCACAAGCGCCGCACCCTGCTGCTGGGTGGCGCCATCGCCGGCGTCACGGCGCTCCTCGTCATCCTCATGGGCCTGTCCAACGGCATGAAGGCGACCATGCTGGAGTCCGCCACCACGCTGATGACAGGGCACGTCAACGTCGGCGGCTTCTACAAGGTCTCCGCCGGCCAGGCCGCCCCCGTGGTCACCAACTACCCCAAGCTGCTCGAGCAGCTGCGCAAGGAAGTCCCCGAGATGGAGTACTCCGTGCAGCGCGCACGGGCCTGGGTCAAGATCGTCAGCGAGACGGGCTCCATCCAGGTGGGCATGGGCGGCATCGACGTGGAGGCCGAGAAAGGCTTCCGCAAGGTGGTGCAGCTCCGCGAGGGCAAGCTCGAGGACCTGGCCCAGCCCAACACCCTCCTCCTCTTCGAGGAGCAGGCCACGAAGCTCGACGTGAAGGTGGGCGACACCGTCACCCTGTCCGCGCCCACCATGCGCGGCACCAGCAACACGGTCGACGTGCGTGTGGCCGCCATCGCCGCCAACGTGGGCATGCTCAGCTCCTTCAACGTCTACGTGCCCAACGCCACCCTGCGCGGCCTCTACCAGACGCGCGAGGACGCCACCGGCGCCCTCATGCTCTACCTCAAGGACATGGCCGACATCCCCGCCGTGCAGGCCCGCCTCTTCAAGCGCCTGCCCGAGCTGGGCTACCAGTTGATGGAGCACAACCCCCAGCCCTTCTTCATGAAGTTCGAGACCGTCAACCGCGAGGCCTGGACGGGGCAGAAGCTCGACGTCACCAACTGGGAGGACGAAATCTCCTTCATCAAGTGGACGGTCTCCGCGCTCGACGCGCTCACCTTCGTCCTCACCTTCGTGCTGCTCATCATCATCGCCATCGGCATCATGAACACGCTGTGGATCGCCATCCGCGAGCGCACCCGGGAGATCGGCACCCTGCGCGCCATCGGCATGCAGCGCGGCTACGTGCTGGTGATGTTCCTCCTGGAGGCGCTCGTGCTCGGGCTGCTCGGCACCGTGACGGGCGCCCTGGTGGGCCTGGGCGTGTGCGTGGCCTTCAACGCCGCGGACATCTCCGTGCCCGTCGTCGTCCAGGTCTTCATCCTGTCCGAGAAGCTCCACCTGGTCGTCAACCCCGGCTCCATGGTGGGCGCCATCACGTTCATCACGGTCTGCACCACCCTCATCTCGTTGATCCCCTCCTTCCTCGCCGCGCGGATGAAGCCCGTCACGGCGATGCACCACATCGGATGA
- a CDS encoding ABC transporter permease: MSQLKLLLQVALRNLFVSKINLLIGGIIFFGTVLVVVGGALVDSVDESMSRSIIGSVAGHLQVYSERSKDELALFGKMGGEPDLSALDDFARIKEVVQQHPNVKTVVPMGTNGALITSGNTVDLTLARLRDLYKKAAQGETPELREQILSLQAHVRQMLSLLEEDLKRRSEIADEKATDPSEVEALARARSESFWADFDKDPFGSLEFLENRIAPQVTDGDMLYIRYVGTDLVNFQNTFDRMRIVDGAPVPAGRRGMLLSKFFYEESFKLKTARRLDLIKEARGLNHKTIAMDPQLERWVKDNQSQTREILFQLDPIKTKQATERLQRVLGSQETELGKLLPAFFAMNDANFDTRYKQFYDELAPLLDLYRIRLGDDLTITAFTRTGYVQSVNVKIYGTYEFEGLEKSAVAGSLNLMDLMSFRELYGYLTAEKKAELSELQKASGVQEVKREDAESALFGEEGTASLVADATPGLIDEDQQLDGVAQRLRREELANRVYTQQELENGVVLSAAILLKDPELLDQTMAELQSLGTASGLPLKVVSWQQASGLIGQFVLVAKLVLYAAVFIIFVVALVIINNAMMMATLQRVREVGTMRAIGAQRSFVLNMVLVETLVLGLVFGTLGATVGGVIMQALGKAGIPAGNEALYFFFSGPRLFPSLHVSNLVEAFVIVLVVSALSTFYPAFLATRVSPLQAMQTDE; this comes from the coding sequence ATGAGCCAGCTCAAGCTCCTGCTACAGGTCGCCCTGCGCAACCTGTTCGTCAGCAAGATCAACCTCCTCATCGGCGGCATCATCTTCTTCGGCACCGTGCTGGTGGTGGTGGGCGGCGCCCTCGTCGACAGCGTGGACGAGTCGATGAGCCGCAGCATCATCGGCAGCGTCGCGGGCCACCTCCAGGTCTACTCGGAGCGCTCCAAGGACGAGCTGGCGCTCTTCGGCAAGATGGGCGGCGAGCCGGACCTGTCCGCCCTGGATGACTTCGCGCGCATCAAGGAGGTCGTCCAGCAGCACCCCAACGTGAAGACGGTGGTGCCCATGGGCACCAACGGCGCCCTCATCACCTCCGGCAACACGGTGGACCTGACGCTCGCCCGCCTGCGCGACCTCTACAAGAAGGCCGCCCAGGGCGAGACGCCCGAGCTGCGCGAGCAGATCCTCAGCCTCCAGGCCCACGTGCGCCAGATGCTCTCCCTCCTCGAGGAGGACCTGAAGCGGCGCAGTGAGATCGCCGACGAGAAGGCCACGGATCCCTCCGAAGTGGAGGCCCTCGCCCGCGCCCGCTCCGAGTCCTTCTGGGCCGACTTCGACAAGGACCCGTTCGGCTCGCTCGAGTTCCTGGAGAACCGCATCGCCCCGCAGGTGACGGATGGGGACATGCTCTACATCCGCTACGTGGGCACGGACCTGGTCAACTTCCAGAACACCTTCGACCGCATGCGCATCGTGGACGGCGCCCCGGTCCCCGCGGGCCGCCGCGGCATGCTCCTGTCCAAGTTCTTCTACGAAGAGTCCTTCAAGCTGAAGACGGCGCGCCGGTTGGACCTCATCAAGGAGGCGCGCGGCCTCAACCACAAGACCATCGCGATGGACCCGCAGCTGGAGCGCTGGGTGAAGGACAACCAGTCCCAGACCCGGGAGATCCTCTTCCAGCTCGATCCCATCAAGACGAAGCAGGCCACGGAGCGGCTCCAGCGCGTGCTGGGCAGCCAGGAGACGGAGCTGGGCAAGCTGCTGCCCGCCTTCTTCGCCATGAACGACGCCAACTTCGACACCCGCTACAAGCAGTTCTACGACGAGCTGGCGCCGCTGCTCGACCTGTACCGCATCCGGCTCGGGGACGATCTCACCATCACCGCCTTCACCCGCACCGGCTACGTGCAGAGCGTGAACGTGAAGATCTACGGCACCTACGAGTTCGAGGGCCTGGAGAAGTCCGCGGTGGCCGGCTCGCTCAACCTGATGGACCTGATGTCCTTCCGGGAGCTCTACGGCTACCTCACCGCGGAGAAGAAGGCCGAGCTGTCCGAGCTGCAGAAGGCCAGTGGCGTCCAGGAGGTGAAGCGCGAGGACGCCGAGTCGGCGCTCTTCGGCGAAGAAGGCACCGCCTCCCTCGTGGCCGATGCCACCCCCGGCCTCATCGACGAGGACCAGCAGCTCGACGGCGTCGCCCAGAGGCTGCGCCGCGAGGAGCTGGCCAACCGCGTCTACACCCAGCAGGAGCTCGAGAACGGCGTGGTGCTCAGCGCCGCCATCCTCCTGAAGGACCCGGAGCTGCTCGATCAGACGATGGCCGAGCTCCAGTCCCTGGGCACGGCCTCGGGACTGCCGCTGAAGGTCGTCTCCTGGCAGCAGGCCTCCGGCCTCATCGGCCAGTTCGTCCTGGTGGCCAAGCTGGTGCTCTACGCCGCCGTCTTCATCATCTTCGTGGTGGCCCTGGTCATCATCAACAACGCGATGATGATGGCCACCCTGCAACGGGTGCGCGAGGTGGGCACCATGCGGGCCATCGGCGCGCAGCGCTCCTTCGTGCTGAACATGGTCCTGGTGGAGACGCTGGTGCTGGGCCTCGTGTTCGGCACCCTGGGCGCCACCGTGGGCGGCGTCATCATGCAGGCGCTCGGCAAGGCGGGCATCCCCGCCGGCAACGAGGCGCTCTACTTCTTCTTCTCCGGGCCCCGGCTCTTCCCCAGCCTGCACGTGTCCAACCTCGTCGAGGCCTTCGTCATCGTGCTCGTGGTGTCCGCCCTCTCCACCTTCTACCCCGCGTTCCTCGCGACCCGGGTCTCGCCCCTCCAGGCGATGCAAACGGACGAGTGA
- a CDS encoding tolB protein precursor protein, translating to MNRRILVVALLAFWLPDAALAQVYVVPRRAYRSPVRTYDFEWRHLDILVGPQAEGVAPPPAHRAHTQPPGAPGGPTPTTPNQTQMRAPGAPTADATKIPSSAQDPSRQEGTGGGAMESVEPGSPTPVEKADGGTPDERIARGSDLYVPVALPDGGVPDAGPTYATSLGMKSGGVRFYFYESERAVAQYAAPQLEDAYRYLVDRFKFVPTQTFPYILYSSYQEFLQTNITAVSEGTLGVTSTQGKLELTLPYLGDHRLFSEISSHEMAHQFTIQKVRFLADQAKVGGDPLNGIPLWFIEGLAEFYAKGGLDPEGEMMVRDLLINPDLTRGYAFLDFWSPGPYGFLWIYKVGQARCQFLEETYGAGFIQKVLDNSPKLVSGTGNTPNLQFDGLIELLTGDEPQQVSAKFENWLKQRAYRTYLKAEQSTPTMELLRERKGIVTALNSSPDGRVLIYRSIVPETGESQLILVDPRAPEEYVKVQGDGVPGYESLHPVFGRNFALSTDKVAFVAESLARDTIYIQSYTHSAEPVTMSGSGTLPAGRTPYMNNPGGLKRTPYRVRFDLGDRVAYKLANHGLIAAYSPAFSPDGKQLAFIGLSEAGTRDVYVLSLEDGPDVAPQQLTHDVYGERSLAWGPAGIVYASDATSHGYYNLFRVKPQNADQVERLTTEARDHSDPTVLPDGRLFFVAYDKSRSDLHEYTGGGTVVRRTDVTTGLFEPCPAPDGNLWLLYHLSGERKPALLKSQQLMTFATATPAQTETQGPAPLPQRSLEGAEAYRPFARENIDLGPILGFAGAGGGGFVGQAFASATDRLRNHALLLQVAVYGSIDLTDGYLLYLNQSQRTTWGGGPFQSLRFRVDQSLRQTAGNDLPYYALVSGERFFGATGIARYPLSTFTFLEGNLSIGGVSYFLDRGTAFILSLPEVNGVGDLYTPWRDANRGVRFQTEASVAFGYNTLRHHYTGVPIAGTSFLGELTTGVQPFNQEVFGNVRLDAERYFPIPLGSTHILLRGGAGGTFGGRFARSYFLSSFDTLRGVQFGDEQWLLGQHYLYSTLELRVPLDALIRVAFLNTIMGVAGFDVGGVGGSARELWNRRVLDAAVGINVGLGPILFRLHFAYPFDINAPAGRPSDKWVTQFSIGMAGLEGYLFKDQGAPPGAKKAPAPPVTLGGMRMGGM from the coding sequence GTGAATCGACGTATCCTCGTCGTCGCCCTCCTCGCCTTCTGGCTGCCCGATGCGGCCCTGGCCCAGGTCTACGTCGTACCGCGCCGTGCCTACCGCTCGCCGGTCCGCACCTATGACTTCGAGTGGCGCCATCTGGACATTCTCGTCGGCCCCCAGGCCGAGGGCGTAGCCCCGCCCCCGGCGCATCGGGCCCATACCCAGCCGCCTGGCGCACCGGGTGGCCCCACTCCCACGACCCCCAACCAGACGCAGATGCGCGCGCCCGGTGCCCCCACGGCGGATGCGACGAAGATTCCCTCGTCGGCCCAGGACCCTTCCAGACAGGAGGGAACGGGTGGCGGCGCGATGGAGTCCGTCGAGCCGGGCAGCCCCACTCCCGTGGAAAAGGCCGACGGCGGCACGCCGGATGAGCGCATCGCGCGGGGGAGCGACCTCTACGTCCCCGTCGCCCTGCCGGACGGCGGCGTGCCGGACGCGGGCCCCACCTACGCCACGTCGCTCGGCATGAAGAGCGGCGGCGTCCGCTTCTACTTCTACGAGAGCGAGCGCGCCGTGGCCCAGTACGCCGCGCCCCAGCTCGAGGACGCCTACCGCTACCTCGTCGACCGCTTCAAGTTCGTCCCCACCCAGACGTTCCCCTACATCCTCTACAGCAGCTACCAGGAGTTCCTGCAGACCAACATCACCGCGGTCTCGGAGGGCACGCTGGGTGTCACCAGCACCCAGGGCAAGCTGGAGCTGACCCTGCCCTACCTGGGTGACCACCGGCTCTTCTCGGAGATCAGCTCCCACGAGATGGCCCACCAGTTCACCATCCAGAAGGTCCGGTTCCTCGCGGATCAGGCCAAGGTGGGAGGGGATCCCCTCAACGGGATTCCGCTCTGGTTCATCGAGGGTCTGGCCGAGTTCTACGCCAAGGGCGGCCTGGATCCCGAGGGCGAGATGATGGTGAGGGATCTGCTCATCAACCCGGACCTGACGCGCGGCTATGCCTTCCTCGACTTCTGGTCCCCCGGACCCTACGGCTTCCTGTGGATCTACAAGGTGGGCCAGGCGCGCTGCCAGTTCCTGGAGGAGACGTACGGGGCGGGCTTCATCCAGAAGGTGTTGGACAACTCGCCCAAGCTCGTCTCCGGCACGGGCAACACGCCCAACCTGCAGTTCGATGGGCTGATCGAGCTGCTCACCGGGGATGAGCCGCAGCAGGTCTCCGCCAAGTTCGAGAACTGGCTGAAGCAGCGCGCCTACCGCACCTACCTCAAGGCCGAGCAGTCCACGCCGACGATGGAGCTGCTGCGCGAGCGCAAGGGCATCGTCACCGCGCTCAACAGCTCGCCCGACGGCCGCGTGCTCATCTACCGGAGCATCGTCCCGGAGACGGGCGAGAGCCAGCTCATCCTGGTGGATCCGCGCGCGCCCGAAGAGTACGTGAAGGTGCAGGGCGACGGCGTGCCGGGCTACGAGTCGCTGCACCCCGTCTTCGGGCGCAACTTCGCCCTGAGCACGGACAAGGTGGCCTTCGTCGCCGAGTCCCTCGCGCGCGACACCATCTACATCCAATCCTACACCCACAGCGCCGAGCCCGTGACCATGAGCGGGAGCGGGACGCTGCCCGCGGGCCGTACCCCCTACATGAACAACCCTGGCGGGCTGAAGCGGACGCCGTACCGGGTGAGGTTCGATCTGGGAGACCGCGTGGCCTACAAGCTGGCCAACCACGGGCTGATCGCCGCGTACTCGCCGGCCTTCTCGCCGGATGGCAAGCAGCTGGCCTTCATCGGCCTGAGCGAGGCGGGCACCCGCGACGTGTACGTGCTGTCCCTGGAGGACGGCCCCGACGTGGCGCCCCAGCAGCTCACCCATGACGTGTACGGCGAGCGCAGCCTGGCCTGGGGTCCCGCGGGCATCGTCTACGCCTCGGACGCCACCTCGCACGGCTACTACAACCTCTTCCGGGTGAAGCCGCAGAACGCCGACCAGGTGGAGCGGCTCACCACCGAGGCGCGCGACCACTCGGATCCGACGGTGCTGCCGGACGGCCGCCTCTTCTTCGTGGCCTACGACAAGAGCCGCTCGGACCTGCACGAGTACACCGGCGGCGGCACCGTCGTGCGGCGCACGGACGTGACCACCGGCCTCTTCGAGCCGTGCCCCGCGCCGGATGGCAACCTGTGGCTGCTCTACCACCTGTCCGGTGAGCGCAAGCCGGCCCTGCTGAAGTCCCAGCAGCTGATGACCTTCGCCACGGCCACGCCGGCCCAGACGGAAACCCAGGGGCCCGCGCCCCTGCCCCAGCGCTCGCTGGAGGGCGCCGAGGCCTACAGGCCCTTCGCCCGGGAGAACATCGACCTGGGCCCCATCCTCGGCTTCGCCGGCGCGGGTGGCGGCGGCTTCGTGGGCCAGGCCTTCGCCTCCGCCACGGACCGGCTGCGCAACCACGCCCTGCTGCTCCAGGTGGCCGTGTATGGCTCCATCGACCTGACCGACGGCTACCTGCTCTACCTCAACCAGTCCCAGCGCACGACGTGGGGCGGCGGTCCCTTCCAGTCCCTGCGCTTCCGCGTGGACCAGTCACTGCGCCAGACCGCCGGCAACGACCTGCCCTACTACGCGCTCGTCTCCGGCGAGCGCTTCTTCGGCGCCACCGGCATCGCGCGCTACCCGCTGAGCACCTTCACCTTCCTGGAGGGCAACCTCAGCATCGGCGGCGTGTCGTACTTCCTCGACCGCGGCACCGCCTTCATCCTCAGCCTGCCGGAGGTCAACGGCGTCGGGGACCTCTACACCCCGTGGCGCGACGCCAACCGGGGCGTGCGCTTCCAGACGGAGGCGTCCGTGGCCTTCGGCTACAACACCCTGCGCCACCACTACACGGGCGTGCCCATCGCCGGCACCTCGTTCCTCGGTGAGCTCACCACCGGCGTGCAGCCCTTCAACCAGGAGGTCTTCGGCAACGTCCGCCTGGACGCCGAGCGCTACTTCCCCATCCCCCTGGGCAGCACGCACATCCTGCTGCGCGGCGGCGCGGGCGGCACCTTCGGCGGACGCTTCGCCCGCTCCTACTTCCTGTCCAGCTTCGACACCCTGCGCGGCGTGCAGTTCGGCGACGAGCAGTGGCTGCTCGGCCAGCACTACCTCTACTCCACGCTGGAGCTGCGCGTGCCGCTCGACGCGCTCATCCGCGTCGCCTTCCTCAACACCATCATGGGCGTGGCGGGCTTCGACGTCGGCGGCGTGGGCGGCTCGGCCCGCGAGCTGTGGAACCGCCGCGTGCTCGATGCCGCCGTCGGTATCAACGTCGGCCTCGGTCCCATCCTCTTCCGCCTGCACTTCGCCTACCCGTTCGACATCAACGCCCCCGCCGGGCGGCCGTCGGACAAGTGGGTGACGCAGTTCTCCATCGGCATGGCCGGGCTCGAGGGGTACCTCTTCAAGGACCAGGGCGCGCCTCCCGGCGCCAAGAAGGCCCCCGCGCCTCCCGTCACGCTCGGCGGCATGCGCATGGGCGGGATGTAA
- a CDS encoding LVIVD repeat-containing protein → MNRFLVATTGALFLATTGCENTEEPEKKECHLEAFDLSACDRSGFASVKTDGIWHVNVSLSGSTTPGAMSLREQGLLFGVPLTERQFGGDTFFLGSDYQPSGYQPLRFALAGCQSPTPEQVKGEFRRCVSGTADVKGTFEAVRLSRLAGEAEASGLELVSEVALPRGSPVDVFVSGGYAYVVAQSDGLFVYKLNGEAAPEKIAELTPANDIWHQAWVKDQTLYVSSSAQGILVYDVSRPQAPKWLKSLPSSAVEVWGLFGEGNRLYAMSPSPRAEVLIYDISTADSPALKSRYIVEDSNPNASELPFGGMAFGNRLYIGHWRYGLAVADVTDDTKPSSLGRFRYENAASRPVAVGSIGGQTIAFESSEGWGSRVRALDVTDPKNITELGRYELRPESTVSGLTLVGSRLYVAHNLDGLRVLDVSDPRNLRPVAYYNTWRETDPGRGRAFLDGLSGVKVPGDGFIYATDTSRGLLVFREP, encoded by the coding sequence ATGAATCGTTTTCTGGTTGCCACGACAGGGGCCCTGTTCCTCGCCACCACCGGCTGTGAGAACACGGAGGAGCCCGAGAAGAAGGAGTGCCACCTCGAGGCTTTCGATCTGTCCGCTTGTGACCGGTCGGGGTTCGCCTCCGTGAAGACGGATGGCATCTGGCACGTGAACGTGTCGCTGTCGGGCTCCACCACGCCGGGGGCGATGAGCCTGCGCGAGCAGGGATTGCTCTTCGGCGTCCCCCTCACGGAGCGGCAGTTCGGCGGAGACACGTTCTTCCTGGGCAGCGACTATCAGCCCTCGGGCTACCAGCCCCTGCGCTTCGCGCTCGCGGGGTGCCAGTCCCCCACGCCGGAGCAGGTGAAGGGCGAGTTCCGCCGGTGCGTGAGTGGCACGGCGGACGTGAAGGGCACCTTCGAGGCGGTGCGCCTGTCGCGGCTGGCCGGGGAGGCGGAGGCCTCCGGGCTGGAGCTCGTGTCGGAGGTCGCCCTGCCGCGCGGCTCGCCGGTGGATGTCTTCGTGTCGGGCGGGTACGCCTACGTGGTGGCTCAGTCGGACGGGCTCTTCGTCTACAAGCTGAACGGCGAGGCCGCGCCCGAGAAGATCGCGGAGCTCACCCCCGCCAACGACATCTGGCACCAGGCCTGGGTGAAGGACCAGACGCTCTACGTGTCCAGCAGCGCCCAGGGCATCCTCGTCTATGACGTGAGCCGGCCGCAGGCCCCCAAGTGGCTCAAGTCGCTCCCGAGCTCCGCCGTGGAGGTGTGGGGCCTGTTCGGGGAGGGGAATCGGCTCTACGCGATGTCTCCGTCGCCGCGGGCCGAAGTGCTCATCTACGACATCTCGACGGCCGACTCGCCCGCGCTGAAGTCGCGCTACATCGTGGAGGACAGCAACCCCAACGCGTCGGAGCTGCCCTTCGGCGGCATGGCCTTCGGCAACCGGCTCTACATCGGCCACTGGCGCTACGGGCTGGCGGTGGCGGACGTGACGGATGACACCAAACCGTCATCGCTCGGCCGCTTCCGGTACGAGAACGCCGCGAGTCGCCCGGTGGCGGTGGGTTCGATTGGAGGTCAAACCATCGCCTTCGAATCCAGTGAAGGCTGGGGTTCTCGGGTGCGGGCGCTGGACGTGACGGACCCCAAGAACATCACGGAGCTGGGCCGGTACGAGCTGAGGCCGGAATCCACGGTGAGTGGACTGACGTTGGTAGGGTCCAGGTTGTACGTGGCGCACAACCTGGACGGACTGAGGGTGTTGGACGTGTCGGACCCGAGGAATCTTCGGCCCGTGGCGTACTACAATACGTGGAGGGAGACGGACCCGGGCCGTGGACGCGCGTTCCTCGATGGCCTCAGTGGGGTGAAGGTGCCTGGTGATGGATTCATCTACGCCACCGACACGTCGCGCGGGTTGCTCGTCTTCCGTGAGCCATGA
- a CDS encoding ABC transporter ATP-binding protein — MTQLSAVPGGAQPIVSLTDVTKTYTLGKVEVPALRGVSLEVYPGEFISIAGPSGSGKTTALNLIGCVDTATSGVVRVDGQDTKLLTERQLTNLRLHTIGFIFQSFNLVSVLSVFQNVEFPLLLQRKLNATERQQRVMTLLEQVGLEKHAKHRPNELSGGQRQRVAVARALVTRPKLVLADEPTANLDSVTGQNIIDLMKELNRKEGTTFIFSTHDAKVMNHANAVVKLADGKILGRVSPAEAQQALAAGGH, encoded by the coding sequence ATGACCCAGCTCTCGGCCGTACCCGGTGGCGCCCAACCCATCGTCTCCCTCACCGACGTCACCAAGACGTACACCCTGGGCAAGGTGGAGGTGCCCGCGCTGCGCGGCGTGAGCCTCGAGGTGTACCCGGGTGAGTTCATCTCCATCGCGGGTCCGTCCGGCAGCGGCAAGACGACGGCGCTCAACCTCATCGGCTGCGTGGACACGGCCACCTCGGGCGTGGTGCGGGTGGATGGCCAGGACACCAAGCTGCTCACCGAGAGACAGCTCACGAACCTGCGGCTGCACACCATCGGGTTCATCTTCCAGAGCTTCAACCTGGTCTCGGTGCTCAGCGTCTTCCAGAACGTGGAGTTCCCCCTGCTGCTGCAGCGCAAGCTGAACGCGACCGAGCGCCAGCAGCGGGTGATGACGTTGCTGGAGCAGGTGGGCCTGGAGAAGCACGCGAAGCACCGCCCCAACGAGCTGTCCGGCGGCCAGCGCCAGCGCGTGGCCGTGGCGCGCGCTCTCGTCACCCGGCCCAAGCTGGTGCTGGCCGACGAGCCCACCGCCAACCTCGACTCCGTCACCGGCCAGAACATCATCGACCTGATGAAGGAGCTCAACCGCAAGGAGGGCACCACCTTCATCTTCTCCACCCACGACGCCAAGGTGATGAACCACGCCAACGCGGTGGTGAAGCTGGCGGATGGGAAGATCCTCGGCCGCGTCTCCCCGGCCGAGGCCCAGCAGGCCCTGGCCGCTGGAGGGCACTGA
- a CDS encoding outer membrane lipoprotein-sorting protein, with amino-acid sequence MTPSNLLGAALAAVLLAAPAASALDAAEMKKLLQTLDDRQRNGGDYKSLMYLETKEKDKADVVREALIYRRDADDKLMILFTKPKGESGKGYLRMEKNLWSYDPNTGKWDRRTERERIAGTDSRRADFDESRLAEEYDATFEGEEKLGKFTTHKLSLKAREGVDVAYPVVKLWVDKETSNILKRQEFALSGRLMRTAYYPKWQKLFSESKKADVWYPQEMRFYDEVEKANSTVVVIKTVDLRPLEENIFTKAWLESKSR; translated from the coding sequence ATGACCCCGAGCAACCTCCTGGGCGCCGCGCTCGCCGCGGTGCTCCTGGCCGCTCCGGCCGCCTCCGCTCTCGACGCCGCGGAGATGAAGAAGCTGCTGCAGACGCTCGACGACCGGCAGCGCAACGGCGGCGACTACAAGTCGCTCATGTACCTGGAGACCAAGGAGAAGGACAAAGCCGACGTCGTGCGCGAGGCGCTCATCTACCGCCGCGACGCCGACGACAAGCTGATGATCCTCTTCACCAAGCCCAAGGGCGAGTCCGGCAAGGGCTACCTGCGCATGGAGAAGAACCTCTGGAGCTACGACCCGAACACCGGCAAGTGGGACCGGCGCACCGAGCGCGAGCGCATCGCCGGCACCGACAGCCGCCGCGCCGACTTCGACGAGTCCCGTCTGGCCGAGGAGTACGACGCCACCTTCGAGGGCGAGGAGAAGCTCGGCAAGTTCACCACCCACAAGCTCTCCCTCAAGGCCCGGGAGGGCGTCGACGTGGCCTACCCCGTGGTGAAGCTCTGGGTGGACAAGGAGACGTCCAACATCCTCAAGCGCCAGGAGTTCGCCCTCTCCGGCCGGCTCATGCGCACCGCCTACTACCCCAAGTGGCAGAAGCTCTTCAGCGAGTCCAAGAAGGCCGACGTCTGGTACCCCCAGGAGATGCGCTTCTATGACGAGGTGGAGAAGGCCAACTCCACCGTCGTGGTCATCAAGACCGTGGACCTGCGCCCGCTCGAGGAGAACATCTTCACCAAGGCCTGGCTCGAGAGCAAAAGCCGATGA
- a CDS encoding EAL domain-containing protein: protein MSQTVSKHCERCQTLPEKLELEGPGRLFLWLPLGHSYGKLVRMLGDSGREHQALPEARCVAVRLEGAHLSGFVADVMGALTGEESKSTRALFVEGGGEPGLGDYPRVVSLPQFFTLTRAGWLVDLLAEKRVTSFYQPIVHAKDTRQVYAYEALLRGLERDGSLVSPAKMLSLARDADMLFQLDLAARLSAVREASRLGIQAPLFINFTPTAIYDPAYCLRSTVAAISELGIPPANVVFEIIESDHTPDANHLKSLIAYYRQAGFRVALDDLGAGYSSLNLIHQLRPDIMKLDMELIRGIHQDAYKASITEKLLELAQKLGILTVAEGIETPEELRWVRSHGVDFVQGYLIAKPASPPVTATPHFTD, encoded by the coding sequence ATGAGCCAGACCGTGTCGAAGCATTGTGAGCGTTGCCAGACCCTTCCGGAGAAGCTGGAGCTGGAGGGGCCGGGACGGCTCTTCCTCTGGCTCCCCCTGGGCCACAGCTATGGAAAGCTGGTGCGGATGCTGGGGGACTCCGGGCGGGAGCACCAGGCGCTGCCGGAGGCCCGGTGCGTGGCGGTGCGGCTGGAGGGGGCGCACCTGAGTGGCTTCGTGGCCGATGTCATGGGCGCGCTGACGGGAGAGGAGTCCAAGTCCACGCGTGCGCTCTTCGTCGAGGGCGGAGGCGAGCCGGGGCTCGGGGACTACCCCCGGGTGGTCTCACTGCCGCAGTTCTTCACGCTGACACGGGCGGGCTGGTTGGTGGACCTGCTGGCCGAGAAGCGGGTGACGAGCTTCTACCAGCCCATCGTCCACGCGAAGGACACGCGCCAGGTGTACGCCTACGAGGCGCTGCTGCGTGGCCTGGAGCGGGACGGCTCGTTGGTGTCGCCGGCGAAGATGCTGTCGCTGGCGCGCGACGCGGACATGCTCTTCCAACTGGACCTGGCGGCGCGGCTGTCGGCGGTGCGCGAGGCCTCGCGGCTGGGCATCCAGGCGCCGCTCTTCATCAACTTCACGCCCACGGCCATCTACGATCCGGCGTACTGCCTGCGCTCCACGGTGGCGGCCATCTCCGAGCTGGGGATTCCGCCGGCCAACGTGGTCTTCGAGATCATCGAGTCGGACCACACGCCGGACGCCAACCACCTCAAGTCGCTGATCGCCTACTACCGGCAGGCGGGCTTCCGGGTGGCGTTGGACGACCTGGGGGCGGGGTACTCGTCGCTGAACCTCATCCACCAGCTGCGTCCGGACATCATGAAGCTGGACATGGAGCTCATCCGGGGCATCCACCAGGACGCCTACAAGGCGTCCATCACGGAGAAGCTGCTGGAGCTGGCGCAGAAGCTGGGCATCCTCACGGTGGCCGAGGGCATCGAGACGCCGGAGGAGCTGCGGTGGGTGCGCTCGCACGGAGTGGACTTCGTGCAGGGCTACCTCATCGCGAAGCCGGCGAGCCCACCCGTCACGGCCACGCCGCACTTCACTGATTGA